The Sulfurimonas sp. HSL3-2 genome segment GGTGATATGCTTATCGTCGTGGGCGATTATGTGTTTATCGACGAGTTCAAAAAACATCTCCATAAAAAGAGTGCCAGATGAGATCAGCCGTCATATTCGGATACAATGAGTTTGCACTAGAGATTGCAAACAGTCTAAAGACAAAATACAGCGATATTGCTCTTTTTGTACTCGAAGACAAGGAGTTGAGACTGCTTCAAGACAATAACTTTAAAGTCTCGAAGTTCAGTATAGAAGACGACTGGTTAAACCTGCAGGGAGAGTACGATATAGATGAACTCATCGTCTTCTGTGCGCTTGAGGACACGGCGGAAAACATCTTTTTGACCATCTCTTTAAGAGCTGTCTATGAAAACCTGATCATCATAGCGCTCTCTTCGGATCAGGAAAGCGGCAGAAAGCTTAAAATGGCGGGTGCGAACAAGATAATCCCTATCACTCAGACGACGGTGAACATCATCACGGAGATGATCGAACGTCCTTTTGTGACAGAGATACTCAACAACATCCTTTACTCTGACGATGAACTAAAGATAGCGCAGGTCACGATCGAGAAAGATTCCGAGGTGATCGGAAAAAGTGTAGAGAGCATCGATTGGAAAAACAGGTACGGACTGCTTGTGGTCGCTATCATCAGAGAGAACCTCGACACCTCTTTTATCTATACAAAAAAGGCAAACCGCGAGGCTATGAAAGAGGATGATGTTTTAGTCATCGTAGGTTATGAAAACGATATTACAGAATTTGAAAAAACAATAGGAAGGAGAAACAATGTTAATTGGCGTGATTGGAGCTGGTAAGTGGGGAACGGCTCTAGCCTATGCACTGTCTGAGAAAAATGAGGTCTATATAACCTCAAGAACACCCAGAGATATGAAAAACTTTGTCTCTCTAGAGGAGATACTGAAGATCGAGTATCTTGTCATCGCTATACCTGCGCAGGAAGTATCCAAATGGCTTGAACATAACTACAATTTCAAGAATCATAAGATAATGGTGGCCGCAAAAGGGATAGAAGCAAGCACAGGAAGGTTTTTAAACGAGATATATTCCAAGTATGTCCCTGAGTCGAACATCTGCTTTCTATCGGGTCCGTCTTTTGCCACAGAGGTGATGAAGTCACTTCCCACAGCTGTTGTGGTAAACTCGAAAAATGAGGAGCTGAGCGCTAAATTCGCATCGTTTTTCCCCTCTTTTATGAAGACATACACATCAACGGATGTCATAGGTGCAGAGATAGCGGGGGCATATAAAAATGTTATCGCCATCGCTGCAGGTATCTGTGACGGGTTTGATCTTGGAAAGAATGCAGCAGCTTCACTCATAGCGCGCGGACTTGTCGAGATGCAGAGGTTCGGCCACTGCTACGGTGCAAAAGATGAGAGTTTCATAGGTCTAAGCGGTGCGGGAGACCTTTTCCTCACAGCATCATCCACGATGTCAAGAAACTTCAGGGTAGGCCACGGTCTGGCTGCCGGAAAATCTAAAGAGCAGATAGTCCAAGAGCTAGGCGAAGTAGCAGAGGGCATCGGAACGGCTTACGCCTTACATGTAATAGCCGAGGAGAAGAAGATCTATCTCCCGATAGCTACGGAAGTCTACAAGATACTCGAAGGCAAAGACCCAAAAGAGAGTCTGAAAGACCTGCTTACGCAGTAGGTCTTTTCGTTTAAATATTAAATGAGATTTTGGAGACAAAAAAAGGGATACAGATGAATTTTGAACAAATTGATT includes the following:
- a CDS encoding NAD-binding protein, whose product is MRSAVIFGYNEFALEIANSLKTKYSDIALFVLEDKELRLLQDNNFKVSKFSIEDDWLNLQGEYDIDELIVFCALEDTAENIFLTISLRAVYENLIIIALSSDQESGRKLKMAGANKIIPITQTTVNIITEMIERPFVTEILNNILYSDDELKIAQVTIEKDSEVIGKSVESIDWKNRYGLLVVAIIRENLDTSFIYTKKANREAMKEDDVLVIVGYENDITEFEKTIGRRNNVNWRDWSW
- a CDS encoding NAD(P)H-dependent glycerol-3-phosphate dehydrogenase, which gives rise to MLIGVIGAGKWGTALAYALSEKNEVYITSRTPRDMKNFVSLEEILKIEYLVIAIPAQEVSKWLEHNYNFKNHKIMVAAKGIEASTGRFLNEIYSKYVPESNICFLSGPSFATEVMKSLPTAVVVNSKNEELSAKFASFFPSFMKTYTSTDVIGAEIAGAYKNVIAIAAGICDGFDLGKNAAASLIARGLVEMQRFGHCYGAKDESFIGLSGAGDLFLTASSTMSRNFRVGHGLAAGKSKEQIVQELGEVAEGIGTAYALHVIAEEKKIYLPIATEVYKILEGKDPKESLKDLLTQ